A single region of the Pontibacter kalidii genome encodes:
- a CDS encoding segregation and condensation protein A — MSFEIRLPLFEGPFDLLLFFIERDELDIHDIPIFRITTEFVGYLQQLEQLNIEVASDFILTAATLMRIKAKMLLPRVEKDEEGNEIDPREELVQHLLEYKKYKSAVPDLSYMEDQRMAQENRGNIHQELQQIANANHFEYELQDLSLYKIMRVFEKVMTRFEEEQNKPKHTVIQYPYTIEGQRDIILGMVQQRNRVAFSRLIEEFPDKIGMIFNFLAILDMLQLNLIGLEVGEGFNDFFITEAVGQATQVTQLLVE; from the coding sequence GTGAGTTTCGAGATAAGATTACCGCTGTTTGAGGGTCCGTTCGACCTGTTGCTGTTCTTTATCGAGCGCGATGAGCTCGACATACACGACATCCCGATCTTCCGGATCACGACTGAGTTTGTGGGCTACCTGCAGCAGCTGGAGCAGCTGAACATTGAGGTAGCCAGCGATTTTATACTTACCGCCGCCACCCTGATGCGCATCAAGGCTAAAATGCTGCTGCCACGCGTGGAGAAGGACGAGGAGGGCAACGAGATAGACCCGCGTGAGGAACTGGTGCAGCACCTGCTGGAGTACAAGAAGTATAAAAGCGCCGTGCCGGACCTTTCGTATATGGAGGACCAGCGCATGGCCCAGGAGAACCGCGGCAACATACATCAGGAGCTGCAGCAGATCGCCAATGCCAACCACTTCGAGTACGAGCTGCAGGACCTGAGCCTCTACAAGATCATGCGCGTGTTCGAGAAGGTGATGACGCGCTTTGAGGAGGAGCAGAATAAGCCGAAGCATACCGTTATCCAGTATCCGTATACCATCGAGGGCCAGCGCGATATTATCCTGGGCATGGTGCAGCAGCGTAACCGCGTGGCCTTCTCCAGGCTGATCGAGGAGTTCCCGGACAAGATCGGTATGATCTTCAATTTCCTGGCTATTCTGGATATGCTGCAGCTCAACCTGATCGGGCTGGAGGTAGGTGAGGGCTTCAACGATTTTTTCATTACCGAGGCTGTAGGACAGGCTACCCAGGTAACGCAGCTGCTGGTAGAGTAG